In the genome of Deltaproteobacteria bacterium, the window CGGGGAGACGCGCCTGCACTTCCTGTCGCCAACGTTTAGCAATATCGGCACTGGTCTCTCGTCGCACACCGAGATTGTAATAGGTCAGATTGTAGCCTTTGCGTCGAGCAGCAACGGCAAGTCTCCCGGTCCAGCCAAGATACTGGGGGTCGCACGTGCCATTCACGTATGAATCACCGACAAAACATATCCGTAAGTCGTCGTTGTTCATGATTTCGGCCTTGTTCACTTCCACGATGTAGGAACTTCCTACTTCCCAAGAACACTGTCAGTTATTTGCATGCGCAACGGTTTCACCATGTGTAACGACGTGCCACCGACACGGTTGGTCAGTTCACCAATGACAGTAAAACCAAAGCGCTCATACAAGCGCTTAGCCGGATTTGTCGCCCGCACGTTGAGATACACGGCGGGATAGCTTGTCGCTGCAGCGTTGAGTAGATGCGTCAGCAGTTGCGCACCAACACCCTTGCCGGTGTAGGAAGGGATGACGGCGATCGCCAGTTCCGGGGTTCCATCGTCGATTGCAGTACAGTTTTTGTCCGCGCCGACAAAAACTCGTAACCATGCCGCGCCAACGGGTTCTAACGTT includes:
- a CDS encoding GNAT family N-acetyltransferase, coding for MVCRFRPVFAIDESFLWEMLFYAAHVDEEPGASVEKAQQNPFLHKYVTQWGKPGDLGVIAYEVRTLEPVGAAWLRVFVGADKNCTAIDDGTPELAIAVIPSYTGKGVGAQLLTHLLNAAATSYPAVYLNVRATNPAKRLYERFGFTVIGELTNRVGGTSLHMVKPLRMQITDSVLGK